Proteins from a genomic interval of Nocardia sp. BMG51109:
- a CDS encoding VOC family protein gives MDWKIELVAIPVTDVDRAKEFYTRIGFHADFDESPTPDIRFVQLTPPGSGCSICLGRGITDAAPGSVEGMQVVVASAEQAYGQLVAAGVPATPVKDEGWGLFTYFADPDGNKWAVQELPQRE, from the coding sequence ATGGATTGGAAAATCGAACTCGTCGCCATCCCCGTCACGGATGTCGACCGCGCCAAGGAGTTCTACACCCGCATCGGCTTCCACGCCGACTTCGACGAAAGCCCCACCCCCGACATCCGCTTCGTGCAACTGACCCCGCCGGGGTCGGGGTGCTCGATCTGTCTCGGCCGGGGCATCACCGATGCGGCGCCGGGCAGCGTGGAAGGCATGCAGGTGGTTGTCGCCAGCGCGGAACAGGCGTACGGGCAACTCGTCGCCGCCGGCGTGCCTGCTACCCCTGTGAAGGACGAGGGCTGGGGGCTGTTCACCTACTTCGCCGATCCCGACGGCAACAAGTGGGCGGTGCAGGAATTGCCGCAGCGGGAGTGA
- a CDS encoding histidine phosphatase family protein: MVRNLILMRHGKSSYPPGVTDHERPLAPRGRREAGLAGDWLRSALPPVDAVLCSDAARTRETLAATGVTAPVSYEPAIYEASPQALIDLVRLGDDDVRTLLLIGHAPGMPATAWELAANRDSAPAEELSRKFPTSALAVLEFGRPWADVDPGTGELVRFHVPR; this comes from the coding sequence ATGGTGCGGAATCTGATCCTGATGCGGCACGGCAAATCCAGCTATCCACCGGGTGTGACCGATCACGAGCGCCCCCTGGCGCCGCGCGGCCGGCGCGAGGCCGGGCTGGCCGGCGACTGGCTGCGCTCGGCCCTGCCGCCGGTCGATGCCGTGCTCTGTTCGGACGCCGCCCGCACCCGCGAGACGCTGGCCGCCACCGGAGTCACCGCCCCGGTGTCGTATGAACCGGCCATCTACGAGGCATCGCCGCAGGCGCTGATCGACCTCGTCCGGCTCGGCGACGACGACGTGCGGACGCTGCTGCTGATCGGGCACGCACCCGGAATGCCCGCGACGGCCTGGGAACTGGCGGCGAACCGCGACTCCGCACCGGCCGAGGAACTCAGCCGGAAGTTCCCCACCTCGGCGCTCGCGGTGCTGGAATTCGGTCGGCCGTGGGCCGACGTGGACCCGGGGACGGGAGAGCTCGTGCGATTCCACGTGCCTCGCTGA
- a CDS encoding acyl-[acyl-carrier-protein] thioesterase, which translates to MSLDEPLAPLPREGPGFASAWPVRAGDVDPYSRLRLDAVARYLQDVAWEDLHSSPMHRTDPSWIVRRTVVDVLRPILWPDRVELLRWCSALSTRWTNMRVRITSANGGLIETAGFWININESTNMPTRISDEGMARLGRTAEEHRLRWRPWLTDATPVESDTDLPFPVRATDIDQYNHVNNAVYWQAVEHFLVDYPKLVAGPHRAVIEYIAPVLSRQHISVRSRYEPGDRTGHPLLRLWFVVGGDTTTTVRIGPLPG; encoded by the coding sequence GTGTCACTCGATGAGCCACTCGCCCCGCTTCCCCGGGAGGGCCCTGGCTTCGCCTCGGCGTGGCCGGTCCGGGCCGGCGATGTCGATCCCTACAGCCGGCTGCGGCTGGACGCCGTGGCCCGCTACCTGCAGGACGTCGCGTGGGAGGACCTGCACAGCAGCCCGATGCACCGCACCGATCCGAGCTGGATCGTGCGCCGCACCGTCGTCGACGTGCTGCGGCCGATCCTCTGGCCGGACCGGGTGGAGCTGCTGCGGTGGTGCTCGGCGTTGTCGACCCGCTGGACCAATATGCGGGTCCGGATCACCAGCGCCAACGGCGGCCTGATCGAGACCGCCGGATTCTGGATCAACATCAACGAGTCGACCAACATGCCCACCCGGATCAGCGACGAGGGCATGGCCCGGCTGGGCCGGACGGCCGAGGAACACCGCCTGCGCTGGCGTCCCTGGCTGACCGATGCCACCCCGGTGGAATCGGATACCGATCTGCCGTTCCCGGTGCGCGCCACCGATATCGACCAATACAACCACGTCAACAACGCCGTGTACTGGCAGGCGGTGGAACACTTCCTGGTCGACTACCCGAAACTGGTGGCCGGACCGCATCGCGCGGTGATCGAGTACATCGCCCCCGTGCTGTCGCGCCAGCACATCAGCGTGCGCAGCCGCTACGAGCCGGGCGACCGCACCGGACATCCGCTGCTGCGCCTCTGGTTCGTGGTCGGCGGCGACACCACGACGACGGTGCGCATCGGGCCGCTCCCAGGCTGA
- a CDS encoding FAD-dependent oxidoreductase, with translation MAYVITQRCCNDASCVPECPVDCIRPTPEQPEFATTEQLYIDPDTCIDCGACVDACPVEAIFSEDDLTASLARFRDINAAYFERHPLESNFDPLVTPARPPKELGTLRVAIVGAGPAACYAAEELLRRADVEVEMFDRLPTPWGLVRAGVAPDHSGTKAVSGMFESAFRRETLQYHLNVEVGSHISHDELLAHHHAVIYAVGASSDRSLDVPGEDLPGSHSATEFVAWYNGHPDKSDRSFDLSGERAVVVGNGNVALDVARVLTLPPDELAKTDIADHALDALRQSNIREVVVLGRRGPLQAAYTSPEFLALAHLPGVDVVIDEAELELDPESQAQLDDPDVEPSLRLKYQLAQEYAAQTPDPAKRRIVFRYLASPTALTGADRVEAVEFAHNELVAEDGKLAARATDRTETLPASLVLRSIGYRGQPVADLPFDDRAAVVPNEHGRVIADGSHLPGVYVSGWIKRGPRGVIGSNRVDATETVEQLLDDFTSGKLTVPQGDRAALKALLAQRQPDLVDREGWKAIDAAERNAGKSGGRPRVKFTTREDLLEAARG, from the coding sequence ATGGCCTATGTGATCACGCAGCGTTGTTGCAACGACGCCAGCTGCGTACCCGAGTGCCCGGTCGATTGCATTCGTCCGACTCCGGAACAACCCGAGTTCGCGACGACAGAACAGCTCTACATCGACCCCGACACCTGCATCGACTGCGGCGCGTGCGTGGATGCCTGCCCGGTGGAGGCCATCTTCTCCGAGGACGATCTGACCGCCTCCCTGGCCAGGTTCCGCGATATCAACGCCGCGTACTTCGAGCGTCACCCGCTGGAGTCGAATTTCGACCCGCTGGTGACACCCGCGCGCCCGCCGAAGGAACTGGGCACGCTGCGCGTCGCGATCGTCGGCGCGGGCCCGGCGGCCTGCTACGCCGCCGAGGAACTGCTGCGGCGGGCCGACGTCGAGGTGGAGATGTTCGACCGGCTGCCCACGCCCTGGGGGCTGGTGCGCGCCGGTGTGGCGCCCGACCATTCCGGCACCAAGGCGGTGTCGGGCATGTTCGAGAGCGCCTTCCGCCGCGAGACGCTGCAGTACCATCTGAATGTCGAGGTGGGTAGCCACATTTCGCACGACGAGCTGCTGGCGCACCACCACGCGGTGATCTACGCGGTGGGCGCGTCCAGCGACCGGTCGCTGGACGTCCCCGGTGAGGATCTGCCCGGCAGCCACTCCGCCACCGAGTTCGTGGCCTGGTACAACGGGCACCCCGACAAATCGGACCGCAGCTTCGATCTGTCGGGCGAGCGGGCGGTCGTCGTGGGCAACGGCAACGTCGCCCTCGACGTGGCCCGGGTGCTGACCCTGCCGCCGGACGAGCTGGCCAAGACCGATATTGCCGATCACGCCCTGGACGCGTTGCGGCAGAGCAACATCCGCGAGGTCGTCGTGCTCGGCCGCCGCGGCCCGCTGCAGGCCGCCTACACCTCGCCGGAGTTCCTGGCGCTGGCGCACCTGCCGGGCGTCGACGTCGTCATCGACGAGGCCGAACTGGAGCTGGACCCGGAAAGCCAGGCGCAGTTGGACGATCCGGACGTCGAGCCCTCGCTGCGCCTGAAGTATCAGCTGGCGCAGGAGTATGCGGCCCAGACGCCGGATCCGGCGAAACGGCGCATCGTGTTCCGCTACCTGGCCTCGCCGACCGCCCTCACGGGTGCCGACCGGGTCGAGGCGGTGGAGTTCGCGCACAACGAACTGGTCGCGGAGGACGGAAAGCTGGCCGCCCGTGCCACCGACCGCACCGAGACGCTGCCGGCCTCGCTGGTACTGCGGTCCATCGGCTATCGCGGTCAACCGGTGGCGGATCTGCCGTTCGACGATCGCGCCGCGGTGGTGCCGAACGAGCACGGCCGGGTGATCGCCGACGGTTCGCACCTGCCCGGCGTCTACGTCTCGGGGTGGATCAAGCGCGGCCCGCGCGGCGTCATCGGCTCCAACCGGGTCGACGCCACCGAGACCGTCGAGCAACTGCTCGACGACTTCACCTCGGGCAAACTGACCGTGCCGCAGGGTGATCGGGCCGCGCTGAAGGCGCTGCTCGCACAGCGGCAGCCGGATCTGGTCGACCGCGAGGGCTGGAAGGCCATCGATGCGGCGGAGCGCAACGCCGGCAAGTCCGGCGGGCGGCCGCGGGTCAAGTTCACCACCCGCGAGGACCTGCTCGAGGCCGCGCGGGGATAG
- a CDS encoding MerR family transcriptional regulator has protein sequence MGVTVPQEIDQTEYERPRYSIGEAAERSGLSRDTLRWYERIGLMDYVGRDSGGKRRFSDRDLNWLHLISRLRLTGMSVADMLHYAELVRAGDVTTPQRLQMFRDTRADVLERIDELRQTLAVLDHKITLYEGRVATMQPAAEPAVHA, from the coding sequence ATGGGTGTGACGGTACCGCAGGAGATCGACCAGACCGAGTACGAACGTCCGCGCTACTCCATCGGCGAGGCCGCCGAGCGCTCCGGCCTGAGCCGGGACACGCTGCGCTGGTACGAGCGGATCGGGCTGATGGACTACGTCGGCCGCGACTCCGGCGGCAAACGCCGCTTCAGCGACCGCGACCTGAACTGGCTGCACCTGATCAGCCGCCTTCGCCTCACCGGCATGTCCGTCGCCGACATGCTGCACTACGCCGAGCTGGTCCGGGCCGGCGACGTGACGACGCCGCAGCGGCTGCAGATGTTCCGCGACACCCGCGCAGATGTGCTGGAACGCATCGACGAGCTGCGTCAGACCCTGGCCGTGCTGGACCACAAGATCACCCTGTACGAGGGCCGGGTCGCCACCATGCAGCCCGCGGCCGAACCGGCCGTGCACGCCTGA